Below is a genomic region from Acinetobacter tibetensis.
CCGAGAGCAATCAGTTCCTGATTGCTATTTAAAGCGCTACGTTGTTGTAACGCTGTTGCCTGAGCAATTGAAAGTGATTCGACAAAGCTAATCATGGCAATCATGCTTGCGCCAGGTAGAAGTTGTAGCACTAAATCCCAACTCCAGTTCGGAACACTTAAAGGTGGGAAGCCAGATGGGATTGCACCTACCGTTTTAATTCCAACATTTTCAAGTTGTAAAACAGAAACCAAAGTAATAGACAAAACCACGAGAAGCAGCGGTATCGCTTTAATCAAAAAGCCTGAAAATTTAAACCGTTGTTGGATATGACCTAAGTTTAGCAATTTGGGTATATAAATTAAGAACAGCATGGCTGCCACGCCAAATAGCAAAGTGCCCCAATGTGTTTGGTTCGCATGGTGGTAAAAGCTAACGATCAGTTCAAGAATGTTATTGGATTGTAGTGGTATATCCAGTAAGAACTTGATTTGCCCCAAAGCAATGAGTAAAGCCGATGCAATGATAAAGCTATGGATGACAGGGTGGCTGATCAGTTGGATGAGAAAACCAAATTTAAAGATGCCCAATAAGAAAGAAATAATCCCGACCATCATTGCTAGTAAACAGGCTGCTTGAATATATGCTTCTGAACCTGCCTCAAAAAATGGCGTCAGTGTGGCAAAGGTCATCATCGAAATAATGGCCACAGGGCCAATCGAAAGTGTCGGACTACTGCCAAAGAATGCATAAACAATCATGGGCAACATGCTGGCATACAAGCCTGTAATTGGAGGTAAACCTGCGAGCATTGCATATGCCATGCCTTGTGGCACCAGCATGGCAATTACAATGACCGAGGAAAGCAGATCAGATTTAAAGTTGGAAAAATTGTATTCTGCAAGCCAAGTAGAAGCTGGAAAATATTTTGAGTATGATTTCTTTGAATTAGACATAGGCTGATCTAAAGCGTAATTTTGAATATATTATGCACAGAAATCACAAGAAGAAAGAAAATAGAATAATGATTTTATTTAACTTAATACAGTCTTGGTACAATACAATTCATATAAGGTTTGCAGCACCTGTACTAATTTTTCATCTTTAATCGAATAAAAAATTTGTTTGCCATCACGGCGTGTGCTAACCACATCACTTTTTCTTAACATCATGAGTTGCTGAGACAGCGTAGGCTGGGTAATTTGTGTGATTTGTTCAATTTGCGAAACATTCAGTTCTTGTTTTGCCAAATGACATAAAATGAGTAAACGGTCCGTATTAGCCAGTGATTTTAAAATACTCACCACATGTTCAGCGGAATTTCGCATCGATGTAATTTCAAAATCATTTTCCATTGGTACATCTCATTAAAATCAGCTCACTATTATAAGCGTACAATGTGCAGATTACATGTAGCTAAAATTTCAATCTAGATGGTTTTTAATGAAAACAATTATCAGATTTTCTTATAAGTAATGCTGATTACAGCATGCAATTTGATTAAAATTACATGCTGTAATTGATGGCGCTTAACTTTTTTTTACTTTTACACTGTCATAGAAATGTTTAAGTTCTTTTTCATTAAATAGGCTTGCATGATCAAATGCATCTTGGTGATCTTGCGCATACCATGCTAAACGATGTTGCATTTGGGGTACAAAATCTGGAGCTAGTAGCAGATGTTCACGGGTAATTTCGGCAAGTCCTAGCTTTTTCAAGGTCGTTAAATAGCCTTTTAAAGTAGCACTGTCAAAATAGTAGCCTTGAGTAATGACTTTGTTTTGACTTAATTGCTGCAATGCGGCTTTTGCCATTTTCTCAAACACTTTTTCTGAGAAGGTTTGCGTATTTGCATAGTGAGTGATTAAGCTCTGCATCACAATAAAGTTATTTAAGCTACGCTCAGACAACGCTGCAAGCGTTTGTAATCCTGCGACATGGGCTGGCAATTGCGCGACTTGCGTTGCATCACGCTCAATCCATTGCGAATCCACAAAATGATCTAAAATAGCGTAGATCTGCATTTCGACATCTTCTGGTTGCCATTTTAAGAAGAATTCTTCTTGAATAAATGGATATAAAGACTGTACCAATTGAATTAACTGAGAAACCTCAATTTT
It encodes:
- a CDS encoding SulP family inorganic anion transporter; the protein is MSNSKKSYSKYFPASTWLAEYNFSNFKSDLLSSVIVIAMLVPQGMAYAMLAGLPPITGLYASMLPMIVYAFFGSSPTLSIGPVAIISMMTFATLTPFFEAGSEAYIQAACLLAMMVGIISFLLGIFKFGFLIQLISHPVIHSFIIASALLIALGQIKFLLDIPLQSNNILELIVSFYHHANQTHWGTLLFGVAAMLFLIYIPKLLNLGHIQQRFKFSGFLIKAIPLLLVVLSITLVSVLQLENVGIKTVGAIPSGFPPLSVPNWSWDLVLQLLPGASMIAMISFVESLSIAQATALQQRSALNSNQELIALGLSNLSAGISSAFPVTGSLSRTVVNADAGAKTPMAGILSSCFIVVVSLFFTGFFKNLPLAILAATIIVSIWKLVDLKPFFETWHYSKADGIAMWITFFGVICIDISTGLILGVISTFLLMLWRISRPHMAVIGLVEGTQHFRNQQRYPVKTVDTILSLRIDEGLNFLNASSFKSFFINAVSEKKHVQFVIVNCSGVSSIDYSALEVLEELDAELHKLNIELHLSEVKGPVMDKLIHSRLYEKLDGRIHLTHYQAIQALNPEFLSLT
- a CDS encoding ArsR/SmtB family transcription factor — its product is MENDFEITSMRNSAEHVVSILKSLANTDRLLILCHLAKQELNVSQIEQITQITQPTLSQQLMMLRKSDVVSTRRDGKQIFYSIKDEKLVQVLQTLYELYCTKTVLS